AATTGTGTAATTAAAAGCCGCGCATGTGTTCATTTGATTCGATTTGAATGCATATTCGGAtgattgtttaaaaattttaaaatttttaaattaaaataaaattgattcacCACACTCTTCGTTTTCGTTGGCTTTCAATCGAACaagacaatttttattgaaaactttaaaaagataaaaaaacaaaaaaagagaagaaaattcaatataaaaacCCCTAAatgcttaaaaaaaaattctttcgaaataaatgtgatagtttgtataataaataattgttatagtttcgtataaaaatttaataaaaaaacaaattaattgacaaaaaaaaatcgagtaaTAAAAACACACctaaaataacaaataaaaaaatggacaaaaaaataaaataaaaaacccTTTAAATATTAACAAAAGATTATACCTTATACTCCATtcgaagtaaaatatttttaaaaagttttaatgtaaaaaagtACTAATCAAATTAAGAAGGAAAgaaacacaaaagaaaaatcatatttttgtaGACCAgctaaagaaaatgtttttccaaaaatttaggtttttgtttttctatcCGTCGTATATCCGtttcaaaatacaaataataacaaaacttAGGATGTATTAAACACTAAATCATCACGatgtttcatattttattgggTGTGGTCACTGGTCACATTAAGATATAAATAGAACGGGGAGCATTTTGTTCCAAGCCTATCCTATGGTGTTTACGTAAACATCCTGACCTATGGATCTATGAGATAATTTTTGGTTATATTAGTGACCAATGTCCTTGATTAAATTCCCTCTCAGGGTCGCTGATCAACGGTGTTTTTCTACTTCGACGCAGAACATTGAGTACCAATTTAAGAATATACCTGTTACGCTGACAATGTCCATTTCGTCAGACAATAACCATTATTTCCAGCAAAGATTGTtagtcttgatttccacttacgaaaaaGCACTCCGTGAAAAGCGGCGTGTTTTAGCTGAACGGAAGCAAAACGTAGTGgcttttttgtaagtggaaatcaagccttcaAAGAATACAGTTAATGTCATTCTGTTAATCTGTGATAATTGTACGATGAAAGTATGATAAGTTTACTCAGCGCAGTGTTTCGCTAGGGATATAAATAGGCAATTTTTTCAAGCTGCCAACATTTGTTTTACTTTGTACGTATTTATATGAATTTGTGAATGTGCGTTCCTCGCCCATGGGCTCAATCACCCTCTTATTCATAATTCTTACAAATTCTTATAAAAATACGagaattttaagatttttcagtaaagtaaaagcaaaataaaatgatcgagtctgttTTTTGACAGTTTAAAGTCAATTGTGAATAGCTAGACTCGATcagtttattttgctttcattttaattttaagaattctCAAAACCATTTGtaataaattctaaataaatCGTCAAAAATAGACCCTAGACGTAGAGAGTACGACTGCTACCAAATGTTGGTTAATTGagtagatttttttaatttttgcacaaTCTTTGTTGGAAATAATTGTAAGTGTTCGGATTGTTGATATTGAGCGTCAGTTTTTGTAATggcattcaaattttgattcattcaaaaatccGTTGATTCGCTTTTATTGAGGGTGTGATTAACCAGTAAAATATTACCCTGTCACTTTTTACCATAGGAAGGCGAACCGGTGTttttttaaaagcaaaatgcccctgtactataaaaaaaatgaaaattcgattGCAAAAAGTctattgattttgatttataaaaggaaaacttaaaattacaaataaaatatcgGTGTTGCTGCTAAGTCCGCTTTAATTaatattaaacaaaacaaaaaatgaataaaaaattgaattagctttttatttatgttttttttctaatttttaatttttaaattttagtttttaaattagaaattttttttcgtaccatcgtaatatgaaaaaaattgttggttgttattttacatttgtgataaataaaatgaaatattaaattagaaTTATGTGAATTAATGAGaaagagaaaataataataaaaaacacgGTTTTTGGGTAGATGCTacaaagaagattttttttagaaaatttactaACGGTCCTTATACGTTTCGGGTTTCCAGTGTTCCATATTATTGGATATTGTTCATTAAATGCAATGCGTACAGaatttatacaattttgtttttcattataTATTTATTCTAAATCCTGCATCGTTCCTTCTCCTCCTCCCTCTTTGTCGGTATGTGCATTATCTATActatatttaaaattaattaaatgaaagaaaagaaaaattcatttattgtttattgtttcTTACAAATTCCTCTATTACTGAAagtaaaattaacttttttttaacttaaacagattgaaaatttagtgaaccaagaagaaagaattttttaataaaagaagaaaaaaaacgaaaatattacaaaGCAATATTAAACATTACAATTTaaaccaaaacaaatgaaaacataaattgtATATTTAGCAATTTCATATTTGTTATCCCATTCATCACACGCTCTTTATTATATATAAAACTAAATGTATAATGAATGTATACAACAAAATCTTTCGTCATCAATATTCTCGTCTCACTCTCTGTAAATCTCTGTATGGatgcaatgaaaaaaaaataattaaaataaattctaataaagcaatgaaattaagacaaaaatgttttggacTCATTTCGGTAATTGCATTTTAGCAACACACAGTCGTGATTGGCGCGGTTGAACACTAGGGTTTAGGGAACATTTCCCGAAAGttctaagcaatttttttaaacagttTGACCGGTTGACCGAGAAAACCGGCCAGCAAAATCAAATTCCcctaaaaacaaaacttttcaagAATTCTTTTTACCCAAAAGTTTGAAGGCCTGAATCAATATTGGTGATAAAAACTTTCGTACTAATGTGACCACCCAAATGTTTTAGGTAAAAATCCGTCGATGACATTAGGGTTCCCCATTGGTGGCGCCTAAATATATGCTTTTCTGCAAAGCATATATGTCTCTTAACTCTGGAAATAGCCGTCAATGACATCAGGATTCCTTTTTGGGGAACGGTTCCAGAAATGTTTCTGATATGGActgttgaaatttaaaaatgttttgacctGGAcggtttttgataaatttcctttttaaggttcaaaccaaaaatttaactttttgacCAGAGTGGTCGCGACGACCACTCGCATGTGAATCCGTGTCTGACTATAGGCAAAATGTGCAATATTTTTGTGGcaactaaatttaatttggtcGTCACAAATCCGAACTCTCTCTTTCGATGTTGCTGTATCATATGCAAAAACTAGAGGCTGCTAAAAAATAGACCAGTAACACTAATGTTATCTTATGAAAGATCTTGTGATAAAACAAATTGAGAGCCTGTGCTCTAAAACAAAACGAGAAAAGCGTTCATATTCAAATTGTTTAATGTTTCAAAAATGCAATTACCATTTCTTAATCTCACTATATACTTGTGTCATGTTGATGTGTATTTTTTAAAATCCTATCTTTCATTTTgtacaatttctttttgccCGCAAATAAAGTCTATAGGAAGGGAAAATATAATTGGAAATTCGTTTGAAAAGAGTGccatttagaatttttatattttcaccatcattttaattacaattttaataaatatttacgcTAAGACTATACTTATATCTGTCCCATCATCTCttgattttttgattcaaacatttttttacactTAAAAAATAGAGAAGAAACCAAAAACAATGAATAAAACATCATGTTAACAGGAAATATTATAGGGTAAAACTTTGAAGAATAAAAAGACGGAGACGTTAAAAGGAACTAATAACACACCATTTCACACCACCTTAACGAACCATTTAAGTTTTTACTGCtttaaatgataaataaataataaaaaaaaaacaaaacaaaaacaaaaaaaaattaaaatattaaaattaggATATGTTTATTgtattcattttgtttgtattgaaactttgagaaaatataatgaaatTCCTACTAATGAATCGTGTGTTATTTCGTTTTGTACTCTTATACTTGTAAAGTCTACTTCCAACTTTGATTTACCTTTACATCCATTCGGTGTTTGATTTGGGTCCAATCTTAAAAACATAGAAAGACACACTTGTCGCAGAGAAGTATATTCAAATTcattcgaaattttaattcttaaattcttgaaaattctttaataaaatcctgaaaattctcaaacattcaaaaatattcgaatttttaATACAACCTATCTCAGCATAGTTGTTTTATTTCTTATGTACTACAAATTCCACATGCGATGTGGAATGCGTTTACATCTCGGACAGCAGTACtgcatttttgacatttgtttTTGGTCAGCTGTTGGTATTTTTAGTTATTGTTTCAAGTGTTTTCGATTTGTCACTGACAATATTTGTCAGAGAAATATGATTCTGATTAATCTGACTATCTAATTTATGACATGTAGGAACCGTAAACCGTGTAACCGTGAATTTGCTTATACAAGTTTCTACACCATCGTCGAATAATGTGAAGCCAGATCGTTGAAaggttttagatttttttgctTGAAATTGGCAATAAGAATCAATCGGCACCCATGTTTGTGAACaagttattttcaaaatttctgcTAAATCTGTGAGAGAAAACAGGATATAGAAATCAGAGACAACACACGTAATTATATTACTTTACTAGGaaggtaatgtggcctttccctccCTACGGAAAACCCTTTATGAATACTAAATACCTACACTGTGTTCCACTCAGCAATCTAATAGAAatgataataattattatatttaaaaactttGCTGCTTTTCATATGAATTAATGTATTACGACTATTACGATATTAAGGATATGTCACTTTCTTAGAAGCACACATTTTGAGCTCTTTAGtatgacttttttttacttacatCACAGACGccataatttaaattttagttgaCCACAAATCACTGCaatatttaacaaaagatTATTTTACACTTAATGCAAGCGAACAAGTTTTTGAGTTCAAAACTAACTGTAGGCCCTACGGGAAAGTCTAAGTTTATTATTTCAGTTTCAATTATTGGAAAAGCCATTTCGaactttaaatttatcaaGAGACGTTTTAGGTCAAtacaaatgttaaaaaaacacattcgtTAATCTGGCACACTGTACAAATTGATTGTGTGCCAGGCCAGATCGAGGgccagattcacctctaagaggcgaatctggcacagtcatgacttttcgttacatgcaGCAAAAGggcgcatactatgatcgcgtgtgccagattctTCGATGCCGCTTTGAAACAATGACTGAAAACACGAGCtgtgcaacaaaaaaaagtcaaatatcaaaaatacaGCAGTGTTGTTCGAAATGTAAACGCATTCCACACCGTATGTGAAACTTGTAGTAAATAAGAAACAACTCAAATCTGCTAGAAATTAGTTGAGATAAAcggtatttttaaaattcttactttacgatttttaaaattcctgaaaatgtcttgaaaattcctaaattttacaactttttttttaaattttaaagaaataatttttttgaaatctgaaaatttaaaaataaaaaaaaaatcttaaattttttttacaaaaacgcGAAATTTACGAGGGTATGTCCTTATGGATACTGCATCAAATTTGATGCTAAGTTAAGGAATTTTCAATACGGCCTTACCCTCCTAATACGTATATTGATATTCGGCTCGGTTCATAACTtacaaattgtcaaaataaacattttggacagaggtgcataatcTACTGAAAACTTTTCAATATGTTGAACATGCTGTAGGCTGAGTTTAAAATCTGAAATGGAATAATCGTACGaaaaaatcgatcaaattGCATGCAAACCTTTGTAAACGTCTCCAACGTTAGCGGGTACAATTTGCCAACCAGCAGTTTTTTCGGTCGCTTCAAATATTCACCGAAAATGACGACGTTCTTCTTGGTCGATTGTGGTTGATTGTACCAGTCCGATTCAAATAAACTGTATGAGAGACGATTGCTCGAATTCATGATCTCATTCCCCATGTAGGTGATCATAAATAGATCAGCAATACAGTAAAAACATATCAATAGATATAGGACGTGCTCCAATAAAGTATCACCGATATTCTataaagaaacaaacgaaTAATGACGATGGcaaattcattcaataaatCCACACAGATGCCAGGCAATAGATCGATCCGCAGATAGATAGCCCACTGGTGCTGAACTGAATGAAGAATAGGTTTGCGAGGAAAGACTCCAATTCGTTTGTTAGTCTgcgaaattaaattcaacttCATACACTAAGCACTAGATTATAATCATAGCACTGTTCCTAGCTACATTTCGTTATGACATTAGTCAAGCATTAACACACATCACAGAAAGTGTACACGCATCCACGCATCAAAAATTTGAGGCTTTTTGATGTTTCACTTAcaaatgctaggagcagtgctatgttACAATATAACACAATCACACACTTCATTATGTGTATGTAAGAGTCGTGTGACGATTTCAGATCTTCGAGGAAATCGTCGTGCAGTTTGAACTTTCTCTGTTCACTGCGTCTTCCCATATACCTTAGCCCATTTTCAAGTACTTCATATCTCAAAGAACAAACCAAAAGGAGATACCAAATTATTATGGTGAAAAAGATTCCGATTGTCGCCATCGAATACGAAGTGACAATGAAAATAGTTGCAGCCCAGAATGCAAATTCATTACTTCTATAATCCAtaggaaatgcaatttccaaaaaaaaagttctctcAGTTCCAAGGAACAATAAAATTACAGCACCTGAAAAGCCAATAACAGCTACAGTAATTAGAAACACAAGCACAAATTTCATGAATCCTTTAAGTTTTTCCTTGTAAAGATTGTAGTCGTCATCATTTAGAACCGTAAAGACACAGACTCGATTCAACAAATCAagaattttgtgttgtttccaaattaaaaacaaaaattttattcccaAAACAGCAGCGGCGATTGATATTTGCGCTAAGAAGATGGACGCTTCTATCCTTTCATTCGTAATTGCTCCAACTACCGATGATATCAGGAACAGTACGAATTGAATGCAATAAGCGAACTTAAGTCTTATTTCTTTGACTGTTGGATTATCTCCGCGATGCCAAACACCAATCCGATAAAACAGAGAATTTATCGAACCGATTGCATTATGAATTTGAATCAAATGCATCGTAAGATTGCAGTCGTAGTTAGGCGTTTGGAAATCTATGCAATACTAAACAGACGTGGCTAAATATCAGAGCATGAATACACCACACTCGCTTTCTcctttaatataaaaattaaatgcaaattacAAGACTCTCGCATCAACTGTCAAACCATTTATTGTAAAGCTTTGATGacacttttccaatattttactTGATGGAAAAACCATGTAATTAAGTAGGGAAATTCCTTCAATGCAAGTTGTGAGTGTAATTCTCTTTACTTGCTTAATAACAAGCTTAGCCTACGGCGtgggaaaattatttgtagaacttttgtgaatattattCGATCGTTATTCTCGTAAATTTTggcaattttggtgaaaacaTATCATTGAAAATACAATGAAGGCTACAAAATGTATGTCTTTCAGCGGAGCATCGATTGCTCTTAAAAGGTACTTTCACATATTACCTGTGTTCCGTGTCTAAAATCAGTATCTCAGATGGGGGCTCAGGTCCCTTGGCTAATGAAGTTATCAAAACACATTGAAACATTCTTCTATTTTAACATCAGAAATCTAATCTCTAAATTAAGACCATAAAATACATAAGCCCAGACTCACTGTAATGAGTTAAAAACGACTGAAAAAGAAACAATACAGTCGAATGCAGTGATCGCAAATCCGTTCAGAACTACTCAAGTTATGGTCGTATAAAAAAGACGataattcttttgagaataacTCCGAGGCTATTCATGCAATATTGTTCATCTACGAACCAGTGCCTATTATTGGGAATtgtatttaatgaaattactA
Above is a genomic segment from Bradysia coprophila strain Holo2 unplaced genomic scaffold, BU_Bcop_v1 contig_24, whole genome shotgun sequence containing:
- the LOC119078152 gene encoding odorant receptor 94b-like, whose protein sequence is MHLIQIHNAIGSINSLFYRIGVWHRGDNPTVKEIRLKFAYCIQFVLFLISSVVGAITNERIEASIFLAQISIAAAVLGIKFLFLIWKQHKILDLLNRVCVFTVLNDDDYNLYKEKLKGFMKFVLVFLITVAVIGFSGAVILLFLGTERTFFLEIAFPMDYRSNEFAFWAATIFIVTSYSMATIGIFFTIIIWYLLLVCSLRYEVLENGLRYMGRRSEQRKFKLHDDFLEDLKSSHDSYIHIMKLTNELESFLANLFFIQFSTSGLSICGSIYCLASNIGDTLLEHVLYLLICFYCIADLFMITYMGNEIMNSSNRLSYSLFESDWYNQPQSTKKNVVIFGEYLKRPKKLLVGKLYPLTLETFTKILNSAYSMFNILKSFQ